AAAATTATGATGCAGTTGTAATCTGTGCGGGATCCACTCTTCCGAGAGACCTGCCTATTCCAGGACGAGAACTGGATGGGGTACATTTTGCCATGGATTTTCTCACTCAGCAGAATAAGGAAGTTGCTGGTGACGAGCTCTGCGACAAGAAAATCTCTGCCAAAGATAAGGACGTGTTGGTCATTGGTGGTGGAGATACAGGATCTGACTGCATCGGGACCTCTCACCGTCAGGGAGCCCGGTCTGTTACACAAATTGAACTTTTAAGTAAACCGTTTCCTAATAGAACAGAAAACGACCCCTGGCCATTATGGCCAATGACTCTGCGCACCTCTTCTTCTCACGAAGAAGGGGGCCAGAGACAGTGGGCCATTTTAACGAAAGAATTTATTGGAAACAGCCAAGGCCAATTAGAAAAGGCCAGGCTTATAGATATTGAGTGGAGTATAGATAACAACGGAAAACAGGGTTTCAAAGAGGTACCGGGCTCCGAAAGAGAAGTACCGTGCCAACTTGCCTTGCTGGCGATTGGTTTTCTTGCTCCTGAAAACAAATTGCTCACAGCCTTTGGCATCAATACAGATCCGCGGGGCAATGCAGATACAAAAGATTACCAAACTAATGTAGGACATATCTTTGCTGCCGGTGATGCCAGGAGAGGTCAGTCATTGGTAGTATGGGCCATTTCCGAAGGCAGAGAAGCTGCTATTGCTGTGGATAAGTACCTCATGGGTGAAAGCCGGCTGCCTTCAAAAGATGACTCTTTTTTAAATGTAATGTCATATTGAAATAAATAGAGATCTCTGCAAACAATAATTTCTTGTAATTGTGTTTATTTGGTATCTTAAATTATTGATACCAAATAAACATGAATCCTCAAACAGGTTTAAAACAACAACTATATGACAAGTGCCACGAACTCGTGGACCAGCGAATAAAAAACGCTAAAGACGCCATGGATTCCGCGCAGGAGGCAGCCAACGATGAGACAAAAAGTTCGGCAGGCGATAAATATGAAACGGGAAGG
This region of Fulvivirga ulvae genomic DNA includes:
- a CDS encoding glutamate synthase subunit beta; translated protein: MGQKDGFLQYNRELPQSRPPQERIKDFKEIYDEFPEKKTNEQAARCMDCGVPFCHNGCPLGNVIPEFNDAVYREQWEEAIQILSSTNNFPEFTGRICPAPCEASCVLGINKPPVAIEHIEKTIVEKAYELGYITPHVPKSRTGKKVAVIGSGPAGLAAAAQLNKAGHWVTVYERENRIGGLLRYGIPDFKLEKWVIDRRLEIMKAEGIKFEVNANVGITIPAEEINENYDAVVICAGSTLPRDLPIPGRELDGVHFAMDFLTQQNKEVAGDELCDKKISAKDKDVLVIGGGDTGSDCIGTSHRQGARSVTQIELLSKPFPNRTENDPWPLWPMTLRTSSSHEEGGQRQWAILTKEFIGNSQGQLEKARLIDIEWSIDNNGKQGFKEVPGSEREVPCQLALLAIGFLAPENKLLTAFGINTDPRGNADTKDYQTNVGHIFAAGDARRGQSLVVWAISEGREAAIAVDKYLMGESRLPSKDDSFLNVMSY